A stretch of Microbulbifer bruguierae DNA encodes these proteins:
- a CDS encoding tetratricopeptide repeat protein, producing MNRILTQTSLLRASLCALVLLLSACVSGPQTSSRPVDPMSVKVAGGVNRDFLQAVEYMQGERYPEAIELLQSVVEREQRLSAPYVNLGIAYVKTDDEQHAEESFRQALRAAPFDPVASNELAVLYRHQGRFEDARSIYAESLQLHPENLPLIKNLGILCDLYLQDVNCALAQFEQYLNYQPDDAKVAIWVTDLKRRAN from the coding sequence ATGAACCGTATCCTCACACAAACCTCTCTGCTGCGCGCTTCCCTGTGCGCACTGGTGCTGCTACTCAGCGCCTGCGTCAGCGGCCCCCAGACCTCCAGCCGCCCGGTTGATCCCATGAGCGTAAAGGTTGCGGGCGGTGTCAATCGCGACTTCCTGCAGGCCGTGGAATATATGCAGGGCGAGCGCTACCCCGAAGCCATCGAACTGCTGCAAAGTGTGGTCGAGCGGGAACAACGCCTCTCCGCGCCTTACGTCAATCTCGGTATCGCCTACGTAAAAACGGACGACGAACAACATGCGGAAGAATCCTTTCGCCAGGCCCTGCGCGCAGCGCCATTTGACCCGGTAGCCAGCAACGAACTCGCCGTCCTCTACCGCCACCAGGGCCGCTTCGAGGATGCCAGAAGTATCTACGCAGAGTCGCTACAGCTGCACCCGGAAAACCTGCCGCTGATCAAAAACCTCGGCATTCTGTGCGACCTCTATCTTCAGGATGTGAATTGTGCACTCGCACAATTCGAGCAGTACCTGAACTATCAACCCGACGATGCCAAAGTCGCCATCTGGGTAACCGATCTCAAACGGAGGGCCAACTGA
- the moaC gene encoding cyclic pyranopterin monophosphate synthase MoaC: MTLTHLNQQGEASMVDVTDKDITDRSARAQSAVAMSAEAFAQLQAGNNKKGDVLATARIAGIQAAKKTADLIPLCHPLALTKVQVDFALDEVTKTIHISSFCRLAGRTGVEMEALTAASVAALTIYDMCKAVDPAMVIGPTKLQEKTGGKRGHWSAGDGEEA, encoded by the coding sequence ATGACCCTTACACACCTCAACCAGCAGGGCGAAGCCAGCATGGTCGATGTCACCGACAAAGACATCACCGACCGTTCCGCGCGCGCCCAGTCCGCCGTCGCCATGTCTGCGGAAGCCTTCGCCCAGCTACAGGCCGGCAACAACAAAAAAGGCGATGTACTCGCCACCGCCCGCATCGCCGGAATCCAGGCCGCCAAGAAAACCGCCGACCTCATCCCCCTGTGCCACCCACTGGCACTCACCAAAGTACAAGTGGACTTCGCACTGGATGAAGTGACCAAAACTATCCACATATCCAGCTTCTGCCGCCTCGCCGGACGCACCGGTGTCGAAATGGAAGCGCTTACCGCAGCCAGTGTCGCTGCACTGACCATCTACGACATGTGCAAAGCCGTGGACCCTGCCATGGTAATTGGCCCGACAAAACTGCAGGAAAAAACCGGTGGCAAACGCGGGCACTGGAGCGCCGGCGATGGAGAAGAAGCGTGA
- a CDS encoding tetratricopeptide repeat protein, producing the protein MRFRLRNGIAGAALAALCAVPAAAKTSVDPTALHTEELRDLFFGEALFNAHQDKYLDAIAGLDTELKQFRLLDDPELDPFSLHFGQAEFAVGDLELSYRMHREAGRAMEAVINGDVPQPIKNEAAYRLAKIHYHKQQPANALHALELIEGRVPERVRADEQFLRARVYMQLGRFEEAVALLKELKGDTKAESLAGFVEYNLGIALLKLGEIEKGVVELDSLGRNAGRSEATAALQDKTNLLLGYQLMEAQEYQRARTYFDRVQLSGPFSNQALLGAGWVEANAGRYDRALVPWRLLSQRQNTNAAVQEAMLAVPYAYGKLDVHSTAAVNYGQALELFGSQVDVLTDSINSIREGKLLEALRRKEASQVKNWVVALRKLPDAPETHYLLDLMASNDFQEFLRNYQDLNDLLERNQTWLQSLDAFEEIIAVRRGYYEPILPGLDVEFRQIDARIKMRLEQRQRLAARIDNLLVNRHPQLLAKSEETESRLILERIREILAHNPSLNSGETEARVARLEGVLNFRLSREFDDRLTEAYRHLQALDGVIATLQETYQHYVRRRQAATHSYQGYRDQIATLRAGLNRAQNRIEQLMARQGRMLEQLAIDELDQRRAQLESYQIKARFALADSYDRANELQEQRTDVRKVAEYQQQVQALKQSEPDHETPSGENPPAQEAPGSEEVVGDE; encoded by the coding sequence ATGAGATTCCGTCTGCGCAACGGGATTGCCGGTGCGGCGCTGGCTGCGCTGTGCGCCGTGCCCGCTGCGGCCAAAACTTCCGTTGATCCGACGGCCCTGCACACCGAAGAGCTGCGCGATCTGTTCTTCGGTGAGGCGCTGTTCAATGCCCATCAGGACAAATATCTCGATGCGATCGCCGGGCTCGATACCGAGCTGAAGCAATTCCGCCTTCTGGACGACCCCGAGCTGGATCCCTTCAGTCTGCATTTTGGCCAGGCGGAGTTTGCCGTGGGGGACCTGGAACTGTCCTACCGTATGCACCGGGAAGCTGGCCGGGCTATGGAGGCGGTGATCAATGGCGACGTACCGCAGCCGATCAAGAATGAAGCCGCTTATCGACTGGCAAAAATCCACTATCACAAACAGCAGCCCGCCAATGCCCTGCACGCCCTTGAGCTGATCGAGGGACGGGTGCCTGAGCGGGTGCGTGCGGACGAACAGTTCCTGCGCGCGCGGGTGTATATGCAGCTGGGGCGCTTTGAGGAAGCGGTGGCGCTACTCAAGGAGCTAAAGGGCGATACAAAGGCAGAATCCCTTGCCGGGTTTGTGGAGTACAACCTGGGTATCGCCCTGCTCAAGCTGGGAGAAATCGAAAAAGGTGTAGTGGAGCTGGACAGCCTGGGCCGCAATGCCGGTCGCAGCGAGGCCACAGCGGCGCTGCAGGATAAAACCAACCTGCTGCTCGGTTACCAGCTGATGGAGGCGCAAGAGTATCAGCGCGCACGCACTTATTTTGACCGGGTGCAGTTGAGCGGCCCTTTCTCCAATCAGGCACTGCTGGGGGCTGGCTGGGTAGAGGCCAACGCTGGCCGCTACGATCGTGCACTGGTGCCCTGGCGATTGCTGAGCCAGCGCCAGAACACCAACGCGGCGGTACAGGAAGCCATGCTCGCCGTGCCCTACGCCTACGGAAAACTCGATGTTCACAGCACCGCGGCGGTGAACTACGGTCAGGCGCTCGAACTGTTTGGAAGCCAGGTGGATGTACTCACCGATTCCATCAACAGTATCCGGGAAGGCAAGTTACTGGAGGCGCTGCGCCGCAAAGAAGCGAGTCAGGTAAAGAACTGGGTGGTGGCGTTGCGCAAACTGCCGGATGCCCCGGAAACCCATTACCTGCTGGATCTGATGGCCTCCAATGACTTCCAGGAATTCCTGCGCAATTATCAGGACCTGAACGACCTGCTGGAGCGCAACCAGACCTGGTTGCAGAGTCTCGATGCGTTTGAAGAAATCATCGCGGTGCGCCGAGGTTACTACGAGCCGATTTTACCGGGGCTCGACGTCGAGTTCCGCCAGATCGATGCACGTATCAAAATGCGTCTTGAGCAGCGCCAACGCCTCGCCGCGCGTATCGACAACCTGTTGGTGAATCGCCACCCGCAACTGCTGGCAAAAAGCGAGGAAACCGAGTCTCGCCTGATTCTCGAGCGTATCCGCGAAATCCTTGCGCATAATCCGAGCCTGAACAGCGGCGAAACGGAAGCGCGGGTTGCGCGCCTTGAAGGCGTACTGAATTTCCGTCTGTCCCGGGAATTTGACGATCGCCTGACCGAAGCCTACCGGCACCTGCAGGCGCTGGATGGTGTCATCGCGACCCTGCAGGAAACCTACCAACACTATGTGCGCAGACGCCAGGCCGCTACCCACAGTTATCAGGGTTACCGCGACCAGATTGCCACACTGCGGGCCGGACTCAACCGTGCCCAGAATCGTATTGAGCAGCTGATGGCCCGTCAGGGCCGTATGCTGGAACAGCTTGCCATCGACGAGCTGGATCAGCGCCGCGCGCAACTGGAGAGTTATCAGATCAAGGCCCGCTTCGCCCTGGCAGACAGTTATGACCGCGCCAACGAATTGCAGGAGCAGCGCACAGATGTGCGCAAGGTCGCGGAGTACCAACAGCAGGTGCAAGCGCTGAAGCAGTCCGAGCCGGACCATGAAACGCCATCCGGCGAAAACCCGCCCGCGCAGGAAGCACCTGGCAGTGAAGAGGTGGTTGGCGATGAATAA
- a CDS encoding molybdenum cofactor biosynthesis protein MoaE: protein MAVEISISVQAQGFDPGAEYNRLREQNFADGATAMFVGNVRDFSPSETGERKSVTVLELEHYPGMAESALGDIARQAAERWPLGRVRVIHRYGPLDAGDEIVFVGTTSTHRQAALDACAFIMDFLKSRAPFWKREVGEGTDSGSWVEARSSDEDALKKW, encoded by the coding sequence ATGGCTGTAGAGATTTCCATCTCCGTGCAGGCGCAGGGATTCGACCCCGGAGCCGAATACAACCGACTCCGTGAGCAAAACTTTGCCGACGGTGCCACCGCCATGTTTGTCGGCAATGTGCGGGATTTCTCCCCCAGTGAAACTGGAGAGCGCAAGTCGGTCACGGTACTGGAACTGGAACACTACCCGGGTATGGCCGAATCCGCGCTTGGGGATATCGCCCGTCAGGCCGCCGAGCGCTGGCCCCTCGGGCGAGTGCGGGTGATCCATCGCTACGGTCCGCTCGACGCCGGTGATGAAATTGTTTTCGTGGGAACCACCTCCACCCATCGCCAGGCCGCGCTGGATGCCTGTGCATTTATTATGGACTTTCTTAAAAGTCGCGCTCCGTTCTGGAAGCGGGAAGTAGGGGAAGGCACAGACAGCGGCAGCTGGGTTGAAGCGCGCAGCAGCGATGAAGATGCCCTGAAAAAATGGTGA
- the moaB gene encoding molybdenum cofactor biosynthesis protein B, translating to MSHAPVDKNQKLNIAVLTVSDTRTEENDTSGKYLVEALQADGHNLADKAIVIDDKYLLRAKVSAWIADPEIQVILTTGGTGFAGRDSTPEALAPLFDKHIDGFGEIFRAVSYEEIGSSTIQSRALAGLANRTLIACLPGSTGACKTGWTKLLQEQLTASHMPCNFVGYLTK from the coding sequence ATGTCCCACGCCCCAGTAGATAAAAACCAGAAACTCAATATCGCAGTCCTAACCGTGTCCGACACCAGAACCGAAGAAAACGACACTTCCGGAAAATACCTGGTAGAAGCACTGCAAGCCGACGGCCACAACCTCGCCGACAAAGCCATTGTCATCGACGATAAATATTTACTGCGCGCCAAAGTCTCCGCCTGGATCGCCGACCCGGAAATTCAGGTCATCCTCACCACCGGCGGCACCGGCTTTGCCGGGCGCGACTCCACCCCCGAAGCTCTCGCCCCCCTGTTCGATAAACATATCGACGGCTTCGGCGAAATTTTCCGCGCCGTCAGCTACGAAGAAATCGGTTCTTCTACCATCCAGTCCCGCGCCCTCGCCGGACTCGCCAATCGCACCCTTATCGCCTGCCTGCCCGGTTCCACCGGCGCCTGCAAAACTGGCTGGACCAAACTGCTGCAAGAACAGCTAACAGCCTCCCACATGCCCTGCAACTTCGTTGGCTATTTAACCAAGTAA
- a CDS encoding tetratricopeptide repeat protein yields MNKHLRCATFSPFFPRAHFRLVTAASAALLLAACAGNSGNTIGSLQNVDIEIAETRIDGSLEKALASYQKYLQETPETALTPEAIRRIADLKIKQAYRAEEGLNAGQTSRSTETRLVSEDELVAANQKAASAPASVKTAALPANMEALQAVAIAASPAGVNAANGIAGVNGVNRESREDFEARAAGEVAVANTGSDAVLPGDNADALLAANAREAIALYQKLLAQYPLYERNDQVMYQLSRAYEETGEIEEAVNILRQLVAKFPASRHVDEAYFRLGEYYFTRKKYLDAEESYGRVVDMGQVSSFYEIAIYKRGWALFKQDMYEMALDDFVRMLDVKVAAGYDFEQQDNATERKHIEDTFRVISLSFSYLGGAESIVDYFSRKGARDYESYVYSHLGEYYLDKRRYQDAALAYNAFVERNPLHKVAPAFSIRVIEIYQKGGFPRLVLEAKKTFANTYALDARYWTVFDISEYASVVEFQQANLIDLASHYHAAYQGVKPKDQEFAKKRSENYREAIHWYRRYLTSFADQPKAPGINYQLAGLMLENRDFRNAAVEYERTAYQYPGHSENKNASEAGYAAVFAYREHLKNDLGIDALAERTAVQKEIIRSSLTFAETFPEHGKAPQILLGAVGDLYTLKSFPETILNGRLLLEKFPAAETQILRSAWLLVAHASFDTALYADAEVGYRQALSLTAADAKDRADLVDNLAGAIYQQGDLARKAEDHLAAAEHFLRIRNAAPGASILATAEYDAAAALIQLQSWDRAASVLKAFRSNHPEHELQKEVTKKLAVVYQEGGQLLLAAAEFERIERETEDEDVRREALTQAAELYSAASSPERALAALNRYVKLFPQPMEPALEVRQKMADIHFHSGNQKAYFNTLDDMVRIELRGANERNERTRYLAGNAALKLAEPRYDAFAEIALMAPLERNLKTKRTRMQAATKAFSDLIDYQVADVTAAATFYLGEIYLHFSRALKESERPNSLDAMELEEYELALEEQIYPFEERAISVHEKNIDLMAAGIYNDWVAKSIGQLAGLVPARYEREEDAGNIVMTIVPVPQLPEEQLTQAQQIETKQSEKQQAKAPAESETTIIAENNTGEDQG; encoded by the coding sequence ATGAATAAGCATCTGCGGTGCGCGACTTTCTCCCCGTTCTTCCCCAGGGCGCACTTCCGGCTGGTCACTGCCGCGTCTGCGGCGCTGTTGCTCGCCGCCTGTGCCGGCAACAGTGGCAATACCATCGGCAGCCTGCAAAACGTCGACATCGAAATCGCGGAAACCCGAATTGACGGCAGCCTGGAAAAAGCCCTGGCCAGTTACCAGAAATATCTGCAGGAAACCCCGGAAACAGCACTGACTCCGGAAGCGATCCGCCGTATCGCCGACCTGAAAATCAAGCAGGCCTATCGCGCAGAAGAAGGCTTGAACGCGGGGCAAACGTCGCGTTCCACGGAAACCCGCCTTGTTTCTGAGGACGAGCTTGTGGCGGCGAACCAAAAGGCGGCGTCTGCACCGGCATCGGTAAAAACCGCTGCCTTGCCGGCGAATATGGAAGCTCTTCAAGCTGTTGCCATTGCTGCCAGCCCAGCGGGTGTTAACGCGGCAAACGGTATTGCCGGTGTTAATGGTGTCAATCGTGAGAGCCGCGAAGATTTCGAGGCGCGCGCCGCGGGCGAAGTTGCTGTTGCCAACACTGGCAGCGATGCCGTGCTGCCCGGAGATAACGCCGATGCACTGCTCGCCGCCAATGCGCGGGAAGCCATTGCCCTGTACCAGAAACTGTTGGCGCAGTACCCACTGTACGAGCGCAACGACCAGGTGATGTACCAGCTCTCTCGCGCCTACGAAGAGACCGGCGAAATCGAGGAAGCAGTCAATATCCTGCGTCAGCTGGTAGCAAAATTCCCGGCCTCGCGACATGTCGACGAAGCTTACTTCCGTCTTGGTGAATATTATTTCACGCGCAAGAAGTATCTGGATGCGGAGGAATCCTACGGCCGAGTGGTCGATATGGGGCAGGTGTCCAGCTTCTACGAAATCGCCATCTACAAGCGCGGCTGGGCCCTGTTCAAGCAGGATATGTACGAGATGGCGCTCGACGATTTCGTACGCATGCTCGATGTTAAAGTGGCTGCGGGTTATGACTTCGAGCAGCAGGATAACGCCACCGAGCGCAAGCATATCGAAGACACCTTCCGGGTCATCAGCCTGAGCTTTTCTTACCTCGGTGGTGCCGAATCCATTGTGGATTACTTTAGTCGCAAGGGCGCACGCGATTACGAATCCTACGTCTACAGTCATCTGGGTGAATACTACCTGGACAAGCGTCGCTATCAGGACGCGGCATTGGCCTACAACGCCTTCGTCGAGCGCAATCCGTTACACAAGGTGGCCCCGGCATTCTCTATCCGCGTCATCGAAATTTATCAGAAAGGTGGCTTCCCGCGGCTGGTGCTGGAGGCGAAGAAAACCTTCGCCAATACCTACGCCCTGGATGCCCGCTACTGGACCGTATTTGATATCAGCGAATACGCCAGCGTGGTGGAATTCCAGCAGGCCAACCTGATTGATCTGGCGAGCCACTACCACGCCGCCTATCAGGGCGTAAAACCCAAGGATCAGGAGTTCGCGAAAAAACGCAGCGAAAACTACCGCGAAGCCATTCACTGGTATCGCCGTTATCTCACATCTTTTGCGGATCAACCCAAGGCGCCGGGCATTAACTACCAGCTGGCGGGGCTGATGCTGGAAAACCGGGATTTCCGCAACGCCGCGGTGGAATACGAGCGCACTGCGTATCAGTACCCGGGCCACAGCGAAAATAAAAATGCCAGCGAGGCAGGCTACGCCGCGGTGTTTGCCTACCGCGAGCACCTGAAAAACGACCTCGGGATAGATGCACTGGCGGAGAGAACCGCAGTGCAGAAAGAGATCATCCGCTCGTCTCTCACCTTCGCGGAAACCTTCCCCGAGCACGGCAAAGCCCCGCAGATATTGCTTGGCGCGGTGGGCGATCTGTACACGCTGAAGAGCTTCCCGGAAACCATCCTCAATGGTCGCCTGCTGCTGGAAAAATTCCCCGCAGCAGAAACTCAGATTCTGCGCTCTGCATGGCTGCTGGTTGCGCACGCCTCGTTTGACACCGCACTGTATGCCGATGCGGAAGTCGGCTATCGCCAGGCACTGTCACTCACCGCCGCGGATGCCAAAGATCGCGCCGATCTGGTGGACAATCTCGCCGGTGCCATCTATCAGCAGGGTGACCTTGCCCGCAAGGCGGAAGATCACCTGGCCGCGGCGGAACATTTCCTGCGTATTCGCAATGCCGCTCCCGGTGCCTCCATTCTCGCCACCGCCGAGTACGATGCGGCGGCGGCGCTGATCCAGCTGCAGAGCTGGGATCGTGCCGCCAGCGTGCTCAAGGCCTTCCGCAGCAACCATCCAGAGCACGAGCTGCAGAAAGAAGTCACCAAAAAACTCGCCGTGGTATACCAGGAGGGCGGCCAGCTGCTGTTGGCGGCGGCGGAATTCGAGCGTATCGAACGGGAAACCGAAGACGAAGACGTTCGCCGCGAAGCACTTACCCAGGCCGCCGAACTGTACAGCGCAGCCAGCAGCCCCGAGCGCGCACTGGCGGCGCTCAATCGCTACGTAAAACTCTTTCCGCAGCCCATGGAGCCCGCGCTGGAAGTTCGGCAAAAAATGGCCGACATCCACTTCCACAGCGGCAACCAGAAGGCCTATTTCAATACCCTGGATGACATGGTGCGCATTGAATTGCGCGGTGCTAACGAACGCAATGAACGCACCCGCTACCTCGCCGGTAACGCCGCCCTGAAACTGGCGGAACCCCGTTACGACGCCTTTGCGGAAATTGCCCTGATGGCGCCGCTTGAGCGCAACCTCAAAACCAAACGCACCCGTATGCAGGCTGCCACCAAAGCCTTCAGTGACCTGATCGACTATCAGGTGGCCGACGTTACTGCGGCCGCGACCTTCTATCTCGGTGAAATCTACCTCCACTTCAGCCGCGCCCTCAAAGAGTCCGAACGTCCCAACAGTCTGGATGCGATGGAACTGGAGGAATACGAACTAGCACTGGAAGAGCAGATCTACCCGTTCGAAGAGCGCGCCATTTCCGTACACGAGAAAAACATCGACCTGATGGCCGCCGGAATTTACAACGATTGGGTCGCGAAAAGTATTGGACAACTGGCCGGCCTGGTGCCCGCGCGATACGAGCGCGAGGAAGATGCCGGGAATATCGTCATGACCATCGTGCCGGTTCCGCAATTGCCGGAGGAGCAGCTGACGCAAGCACAACAGATTGAAACAAAGCAGTCTGAAAAACAGCAAGCGAAAGCACCCGCTGAATCTGAAACCACCATCATTGCGGAAAACAACACCGGCGAGGACCAGGGCTGA
- the moaA gene encoding GTP 3',8-cyclase MoaA, with protein MKQQEILQDGHGRRFYYLRLSVTDVCNFRCDYCLPDGYQATHRQPELTVAETRTVIGAFARLGTRKVRLSGGEPSLRKDLPEIIHAAKTTPGIRRVAITSNGYKLPSVIDTWQQNGLDQLNISIDSLNADEFARITGHDCLPKILTGIDRALELGIQTKVNAVLLSDGATARLQQFLSWLKTTPVTLRFIELMQTGDNRDYFASNHLRGEEIEKQLIENGWQLLPRALDAGPAREYVHPDYAGRIGLITPYSKDFCDSCNRLRISAQGKLHLCLFTDAGLDLRETIRKGDADVLAEKVKALIGNKEVSHYLQQGNTGGTQNLSIIGG; from the coding sequence ATGAAACAACAAGAGATATTGCAAGACGGCCACGGGCGGCGGTTCTATTACCTGCGCCTGTCCGTTACAGACGTGTGCAACTTCCGTTGCGACTACTGCCTGCCCGACGGTTACCAGGCCACCCACCGGCAACCAGAACTCACCGTAGCGGAAACCCGCACCGTCATAGGGGCGTTCGCCCGCCTCGGCACCCGCAAAGTACGCCTGAGCGGTGGCGAACCGTCCCTGCGCAAAGACCTGCCGGAAATCATCCACGCCGCCAAAACCACCCCCGGCATCCGTCGCGTCGCGATCACCAGCAACGGCTATAAACTGCCGAGCGTCATCGACACCTGGCAACAAAACGGCCTCGACCAGCTGAACATCAGCATCGACAGCCTCAACGCCGACGAATTTGCCCGCATTACCGGCCACGACTGCCTGCCCAAAATCCTCACCGGTATCGACCGCGCCCTCGAGCTCGGCATCCAGACCAAAGTCAACGCCGTGCTGCTGAGCGACGGTGCCACCGCCCGCCTGCAACAGTTTTTAAGCTGGCTGAAAACAACCCCGGTAACCCTGCGCTTTATCGAACTGATGCAAACCGGCGACAACCGCGACTACTTCGCCAGCAACCATCTGCGCGGCGAAGAAATTGAAAAGCAGTTAATCGAAAACGGCTGGCAATTGCTGCCGCGGGCCCTGGATGCGGGACCGGCAAGAGAATACGTTCACCCGGACTACGCCGGCCGCATCGGTCTGATCACGCCCTACAGCAAAGACTTTTGCGATAGCTGCAACCGCCTGCGTATTTCTGCCCAGGGCAAACTGCACCTATGCCTGTTTACCGATGCCGGACTCGACCTTAGGGAAACCATTCGCAAGGGGGATGCCGACGTGTTGGCAGAAAAAGTGAAAGCCTTGATTGGCAACAAAGAAGTCAGTCATTACCTGCAGCAAGGCAATACCGGCGGTACGCAAAACCTTTCGATAATAGGCGGTTAA
- the moaD gene encoding molybdopterin converting factor subunit 1: MIKVLFFASLREQLGCDGTEAEAGGVTNIAELRAKLSENGEAWKSALTDERLQVALNQQLSTLDANVADGDEVAFFPPVTGG; encoded by the coding sequence GTGATTAAAGTACTCTTCTTTGCCAGCCTGCGGGAACAGTTGGGATGCGACGGCACCGAAGCCGAAGCAGGCGGCGTGACGAATATTGCCGAGCTGCGCGCAAAACTCAGTGAAAATGGCGAGGCCTGGAAGTCCGCACTCACCGACGAGCGGTTGCAGGTAGCGCTCAATCAACAACTTTCCACCCTGGATGCCAACGTCGCAGACGGTGATGAAGTTGCGTTCTTTCCGCCGGTAACCGGAGGCTAA
- the pyk gene encoding pyruvate kinase, with translation MTQIPASQRTAKPIRRTKIVATLGPASDQNGVLEKLLKAGVDVVRLNFSHGTADDHRRRLQQVREVAERLGRTVAALGDLQGPKIRIARFRDSAVTLQEGQEFVLDMALDTDAGDERRVGCDYKALVDDVAAGDVLLLDDGRVVLQVDSVDDTAVHTRVTVGGRLSNNKGINKQGGGLSAAALTDKDKADLKTAIDIGVDYLAVSFPRGADDMREARALLGETGAHIGLVAKVERAEAVADEETLDEIIQASEAVMVARGDLGVEIGDAALIGVQKRMIKRARQLNRAVITATQMLETMITAPLPTRAEVFDVANAVLDGTDAVMLSAETAAGNFPVEAVEAMHRLCLGAERERSAQESGHRMHQGFTRIDETISLSAMYAANHLAGVTAIACMTQTGYTPLIASRIRSGLPIVGLAHDPIAQRRMALYRGVISILFVPGAEEGDRELNQRALEELKDRGIVETGDQVILIRGDLMQSHGGTNTLKILDVLE, from the coding sequence ATGACCCAGATCCCCGCCAGCCAGCGCACCGCCAAACCCATCCGCCGCACGAAAATCGTCGCCACCCTGGGGCCCGCCAGTGACCAAAACGGCGTACTGGAAAAATTGCTGAAGGCCGGGGTGGACGTGGTGCGGCTGAATTTTTCCCACGGCACCGCCGACGATCACCGCCGTCGACTGCAGCAGGTGCGTGAGGTCGCCGAGCGCCTGGGCAGGACTGTCGCCGCCCTGGGGGACCTGCAGGGACCGAAAATCCGTATCGCGCGCTTCCGCGACAGTGCCGTGACCCTGCAGGAGGGGCAGGAATTTGTACTGGATATGGCACTGGATACCGACGCCGGTGACGAGCGGCGGGTAGGGTGCGATTACAAGGCGCTGGTTGACGATGTTGCCGCCGGCGACGTGCTGTTGCTGGATGACGGCCGCGTGGTACTGCAGGTGGATTCCGTCGACGATACCGCGGTGCACACCAGGGTGACGGTTGGCGGCCGTCTTTCCAACAACAAAGGCATCAACAAGCAGGGGGGCGGTCTGTCAGCGGCAGCGCTCACTGACAAGGACAAAGCCGACCTCAAAACCGCCATCGATATTGGTGTGGACTACCTGGCGGTCTCCTTTCCCCGCGGCGCCGACGATATGCGCGAAGCGCGGGCACTACTGGGAGAGACCGGTGCGCATATCGGTCTGGTGGCCAAGGTGGAGCGCGCCGAGGCTGTGGCCGACGAGGAAACCCTGGATGAGATTATCCAGGCCTCGGAGGCGGTGATGGTGGCGCGGGGTGACCTGGGGGTGGAAATTGGCGACGCCGCGCTGATCGGTGTACAGAAGCGCATGATCAAGCGCGCACGCCAGCTGAATCGCGCGGTCATTACCGCCACCCAGATGCTGGAAACCATGATCACCGCACCGCTGCCCACCCGAGCGGAGGTATTCGATGTGGCCAACGCGGTGCTGGACGGCACCGATGCGGTGATGCTGTCCGCCGAGACTGCCGCCGGCAATTTCCCGGTAGAAGCCGTGGAAGCCATGCATCGCCTTTGCCTGGGCGCTGAACGTGAGCGCTCCGCGCAGGAATCCGGCCACCGCATGCATCAGGGCTTCACCCGCATCGACGAGACCATCTCCCTGTCCGCCATGTACGCCGCCAATCACCTGGCCGGTGTGACCGCCATTGCCTGCATGACCCAGACCGGCTACACCCCCCTCATCGCCTCCCGCATCCGCTCCGGCCTGCCCATCGTCGGCCTCGCCCACGACCCCATAGCCCAGCGGCGTATGGCCCTGTATCGGGGGGTGATCTCGATACTCTTTGTACCGGGCGCGGAAGAAGGCGACAGAGAACTGAATCAACGCGCTCTTGAGGAACTGAAGGACAGGGGTATCGTTGAAACCGGCGATCAGGTGATACTGATCCGCGGCGACCTGATGCAATCCCACGGCGGCACCAACACCCTGAAAATCCTCGACGTACTGGAGTAA